Proteins encoded within one genomic window of Acuticoccus sediminis:
- a CDS encoding helix-turn-helix domain-containing protein: MSTQPLGFAGPADEGQVLGARLKEAREYIGLKQEQVATHLGIPRTGVSDIEKGKRSVSAIELKKLAHLYQRPVQFFTGDEPAVPADVAFLARTASALSDGDRQELQRFAEFLQAKSKG, translated from the coding sequence ATGAGCACACAGCCACTCGGCTTTGCCGGCCCGGCCGACGAGGGTCAGGTTCTGGGCGCAAGGCTGAAAGAAGCCCGTGAATATATCGGCCTGAAGCAGGAGCAGGTCGCAACGCATCTTGGCATCCCCCGCACCGGCGTATCGGATATCGAGAAGGGCAAGCGGTCGGTCAGCGCCATTGAGCTGAAGAAGCTAGCGCATCTGTATCAGCGCCCGGTGCAGTTCTTCACCGGCGATGAACCGGCCGTGCCGGCCGATGTGGCGTTTCTCGCCCGCACGGCATCGGCCCTGTCGGACGGTGACCGGCAGGAGTTGCAGCGATTTGCCGAGTTCCTGCAGGCGAAGTCGAAGGGTTGA
- a CDS encoding dCTP deaminase domain-containing protein: MAFWSGETLKQRLPELVEPYAEVAIDCAAYTLRIGEEIYVSPDRQILAPDRHTKRKLAQGDSFTIPPGQFAFLVTEERIKVPDDALAFISIKAKLKFNGLINISGFHVDPGYDGHLLFSVLNAGPRPLHLQRGQPLFLIWYAALDGVTTMKKEEAGFAGIKPDMLTGISGEIQSLQRLSEDYRELERRFDAKLNEIQSRTNSLSTLVNVFVGLAVAVIVGFLILVAQIMLS, translated from the coding sequence ATGGCGTTCTGGAGTGGAGAGACGCTAAAGCAAAGGCTACCTGAACTCGTTGAGCCCTATGCCGAGGTGGCAATCGACTGTGCTGCCTACACGCTGCGCATTGGCGAAGAGATTTATGTAAGTCCAGACCGGCAGATTTTAGCTCCGGATCGACATACTAAGCGCAAATTGGCGCAAGGTGACAGCTTCACAATTCCGCCGGGGCAATTTGCCTTCCTGGTGACTGAAGAACGGATCAAGGTTCCGGACGATGCGCTAGCATTTATATCTATCAAGGCTAAGCTGAAGTTTAATGGTCTTATCAACATCTCCGGGTTCCACGTCGATCCGGGGTATGATGGGCACTTGCTCTTTTCGGTTCTCAATGCCGGGCCTCGGCCGCTGCATCTTCAGCGCGGTCAGCCACTGTTTCTGATCTGGTATGCAGCCCTCGACGGCGTTACCACCATGAAGAAGGAAGAAGCTGGGTTCGCCGGAATCAAACCGGACATGCTGACCGGGATCAGCGGCGAGATTCAGAGCTTGCAGCGACTCTCGGAAGACTACAGGGAGTTGGAAAGGCGCTTCGACGCCAAGCTGAACGAGATCCAGTCCAGGACAAACAGCTTGAGCACCTTGGTCAATGTGTTTGTGGGCCTGGCCGTCGCCGTGATTGTCGGCTTCCTGATCCTCGTCGCGCAGATCATGCTGTCATAG